From the Accumulibacter sp. genome, one window contains:
- a CDS encoding substrate-binding domain-containing protein has protein sequence MDWTSLRLLLLLLVGCLLAGSWQPVRAADVLRLATTTSTDNSGLLRAILPQFERQHGQRVQVIAVGSGKALKLAQNGDVDVVLVHDRRAEDAFVAAGYGVERRDVMYNDFVLLGPRSDPAGVRQSADVVDAFRRIADHQARFVSRGDDSGTDRMEKSYWQQLALRVSGRPWYVAAGLGMGEVLMMAGEMQAYTLSDRATHATYSARTGLEILFQGDRRMFNPYGVIAVNPRLHPQVNHAGARALIDWLSGPAGRAAIGAFRPHGEQLFFVAPDG, from the coding sequence ATGGATTGGACATCGTTGCGTCTGCTGCTTCTGCTGCTCGTCGGCTGCCTGCTCGCCGGCAGCTGGCAGCCGGTTCGCGCGGCCGACGTGCTGCGCCTCGCGACGACCACCAGCACGGACAACTCGGGGCTGCTGCGCGCCATCCTGCCGCAGTTCGAGCGCCAGCACGGCCAGCGCGTCCAGGTCATCGCGGTCGGCAGCGGCAAGGCGCTCAAGCTGGCGCAGAATGGTGACGTCGATGTCGTCCTGGTGCACGACCGGCGCGCCGAGGACGCCTTCGTTGCCGCCGGATACGGTGTCGAGCGCCGCGACGTGATGTACAACGATTTCGTTCTCCTCGGGCCGCGCAGCGATCCGGCGGGCGTGCGCCAGAGCGCCGACGTTGTCGACGCCTTCCGGCGCATCGCCGACCATCAGGCGCGTTTCGTCTCACGCGGCGACGACTCGGGGACCGATCGCATGGAGAAGAGCTATTGGCAACAACTCGCGCTGCGGGTCAGCGGCAGGCCCTGGTACGTCGCGGCCGGGCTTGGCATGGGCGAAGTGCTGATGATGGCGGGAGAGATGCAGGCCTACACGCTGTCGGATCGAGCGACCCATGCCACCTACAGCGCGCGCACCGGTCTCGAGATCCTCTTCCAGGGTGACCGCAGGATGTTCAATCCGTACGGCGTCATCGCCGTCAACCCGAGGCTCCATCCGCAGGTCAATCATGCCGGCGCACGGGCGCTGATCGACTGGTTGAGCGGCCCCGCTGGCCGTGCCGCGATCGGCGCCTTCCGGCCACACGGCGAGCAGTTGTTCTTCGTCGCGCCCGACGGCTGA
- a CDS encoding c-type cytochrome, translated as MSGKWFHICVAAATAGVFAGSAVAAERLDIGKREYEANCVVCHGAKGKGDGPFVEFLSVRPTDLTVLTKNNSGLFPVNRVLESIDGRSLVKGHGTREMPIWGDIYDVQAQPQFDDYGYNAKLFVWARLLALVDYLNRLQVK; from the coding sequence ATGAGCGGGAAGTGGTTTCACATCTGCGTTGCGGCGGCGACCGCCGGAGTGTTCGCCGGCAGCGCGGTGGCGGCAGAACGGCTGGATATCGGCAAGCGCGAGTACGAGGCCAACTGTGTCGTTTGTCATGGCGCCAAGGGCAAGGGCGATGGCCCGTTCGTCGAGTTCCTGTCGGTCAGGCCGACAGACCTGACCGTATTGACCAAGAACAACAGTGGGCTGTTTCCGGTGAATCGGGTGCTCGAGTCGATCGACGGTCGCTCCTTGGTGAAAGGTCACGGGACGCGCGAGATGCCGATCTGGGGCGACATCTATGATGTTCAGGCACAGCCGCAGTTCGATGACTACGGATACAACGCCAAGCTCTTCGTCTGGGCACGGCTGCTGGCTCTGGTCGACTACCTTAATCGCCTGCAGGTCAAGTGA